In one Nomascus leucogenys isolate Asia chromosome 13, Asia_NLE_v1, whole genome shotgun sequence genomic region, the following are encoded:
- the MOCS3 gene encoding adenylyltransferase and sulfurtransferase MOCS3 has translation MASQEEVLALQAEVAQREEELNSLKQKLASALLAEQEPQPERLVPVSPLPPKAALSRDEILRYSRQLVLPELGVHGQLRLGTASVLIVGCGGLGCPLAQYLAAAGVGRLGLVDYDVVEMSNLARQVLHGEALAGQAKAFSAAASLRRLNSAVECVPYTQALTPATALDLVRRYDVVADCSDNVPTRYLVNDACVLAGRPLVSASALRFEGQITVYHYDGGPCYRCIFPQPPPAETVTNCADGGVLGVVTGVLGCLQALEVLKIAAGLGPSYSGSLLLFDALRGHFRCIRLRSRRLDCAACGERPTVTDLLDYEAFCGSSATDKCRSLQLLSPEERVSVTDYKQLMDSGASHLLLDVRPQVEVDICRLPHALHIPLKHLERRDAESLKLLKEAIWEGKQGTQEGAAVPIYVICKLGNDSQKAVKILQSLSAAQELDPLTVRDVVGGLMAWAAKIDGTFPQY, from the coding sequence ATGGCTTCTCAGGAGGAGGTACTCGCCTTACAAGCTGAAGTTGCCCAACGTGAGGAGGAATTGAATTCGCTGAAGCAGAAGCTGGCGTCGGCCCTTTTGGCTGAGCAGGAACCGCAGCCAGAACGGCTGGTTCCGGTGTCGCCGCTTCCGCCGAAGGCCGCTCTGTCCCGAGATGAGATTCTGCGCTATAGCCGGCAGCTAGTGCTGCCCGAGCTGGGCGTGCACGGGCAGCTGCGCCTGGGGACCGCGTCCGTGCTAATCGTGGGCTGCGGTGGGCTCGGCTGTCCACTAGCGCAGTACTTGGCAGCGGCCGGCGTGGGCCGCCTTGGCCTTGTGGACTATGACGTGGTAGAGATGAGCAACCTGGCCCGCCAAGTGCTGCATGGCGAGGCACTGGCTGGCCAGGCCAAGGCCTTTTCGGCCGCCGCGTCGCTGCGTCGCCTCAATTCGGCAGTGGAATGCGTGCCATACACTCAGGCCCTTACGCCAGCCACTGCCCTAGACCTGGTCCGCCGATATGATGTGGTGGCTGACTGCTCGGACAACGTGCCCACTCGCTACCTGGTTAATGACGCATGTGTGCTGGCGGGTCGGCCCCTTGTGTCTGCCAGTGCCTTGCGCTTCGAGGGCCAAATCACAGTCTACCATTATGACGGTGGGCCTTGCTATCGCTGCATATTCCCCCAACCACCCCCAGCGGAGACAGTGACCAACTGCGCGGACGGCGGGGTGCTCGGTGTCGTAACTGGGGTCCTGGGCTGCCTGCAGGCCTTGGAAGTGCTGAAAATCGCTGCGGGTCTGGGCCCCTCTTACAGTGGCAGCTTGTTGCTCTTTGATGCCCTGAGAGGGCATTTCCGCTGTATTCGGCTGCGGAGCCGCAGGCTCGACTGTGCAGCTTGCGGGGAACGGCCCACTGTAACTGATCTGCTGGACTATGAAGCCTTCTGTGGCTCCTCAGCCACTGATAAATGCCGCTCCCTGCAATTACTGAGCCCAGAGGAGCGTGTTTCTGTCACCGACTATAAGCAACTTATGGATTCTGGGGCATCTCACCTGTTGCTGGACGTCAGGCCTCAGGTGGAGGTGGACATTTGTCGTTTGCCTCATGCCCTACACATCCCTCTGAAACATTTGGAACGCAGGGATGCGGAGAGCCTGAAACTCTTAAAAGAAGCAATCTGGGAAGGGAAGCAGGGCACACAAGAAGGGGCTGCTGTCCCCATTTATGTGATTTGCAAACTGGGAAATGACTCACAGAAAGCCGTGAAGATCCTCCAGTCCTTATCAGCAGCTCAAGAGTTAGACCCTTTAACAGTTCGGGATGTTGTGGGGGGCCTCATGGCCTGGGCTGCCAAAATCGATGGAACATTTCCACAGTACTAA